A segment of the Allosaccharopolyspora coralli genome:
CGCCCGGGACGTCCGGTTCCTGGACGTGTAGTCCCGGACCCCGGCGCCAGCACCCACCAGACCAACCCCGTCGGAACGTTCTCCGACACCGACGACAAGGACGGGCATGACCGAGACCCTGCCCCCGGAAGGCGACCGGACCGAACCGGTCGACATCCAGCAGGAGATGCAGCGCTCCTACATCGACTACGCCATGAGCGTGATCGTGGCCCGGGCGCTGCCCGACGTGCGCGACGGCCTCAAGCCGGTGCACCGCCGCGTGCTGTACGCCATGTTCGACTCCGGCTTCCGGCCGGACCGCGGGTACGTGAAGTGCTCCCGCGTGGTCGGCGAGGTGATGGGTAACTACCACCCGCACGGCGACTCGGCGATCTACGACACTCTCGTGCGCCTGGCCCAGCCCTGGGCGATGCGTCACCCGCTCATCGACGGCCAGGGCAACTTCGGCTCGCCCGGCAACGATCCCGCCGCCGCGATGCGCTACTGCGTCACCGGCGACACCCGGGTCAAGATGGCCGACGGTTCGTCGCCGCGGATCGCCGACATCGTGCCGACCGCGCAGCCCGACAACGACTACGACGTCGATCTGAAGGTCATCGGCCGTCACGGTGACCCGGTCCGCGCGGAGAAGCTGTTTCACTCCGGGCAGCACCCGACGCTGCGGCTCCGCACCACCGGCGGATTCGAACTCACCGGCACTCAGAACCATCCGGTGTTGTGCCTGGTGAACGTCCTGGGCGTGCCGACCTTGCTGTGGAAGCTCCTCGACGAGATCCAGTCCGGCGACCGGGTAGTCATGCAGCGCACCGATGCGCCGGAGGACGTGGCGCTGCAGGATGAGCGGGACTGGGACCGCGCGATGCTGGCGGGTGCCTTCGTCAGCGAAGGATTCGTCTCCGAGCACCGCGCCGGGTTCACCAATGTGGACGCCGGGTTCTTCCGCTCCATCGTCAACTGCTTCGACGCCGTTGTCGGCGGTCGGCGGTACGTGTCGAGTCGCACCATCGCTTCCGGAGCGACGCTTCACGAACTCGACATCCAGGACATGACCGCGTTCCGGCGTAGTCCTCTCGCCTCGATGATCGGGCAGCGCTCGGCGGACAAACGAGTCCCTGAGTTCGTGTGGACCGGCGAGAAGAGCATGAAGCGGGCGTTCCTCGTCGGTCTGTTCACCGGCGACGGGTCGTGCTCGGCCCTTCCGCGTAACCCGGTCCAGATCTCCTACTCGACCTACAGCGCGCGGCTCGCCCGTGAGGTCCAGCAGCTCCTCCTGGAGTTCGGCGTCGTCTCGGCGATCACCGAGTACGCGCGTGGCGAGTTCAAGGTCGTCATCACGAATCGCCGGGACGCGAGACTGTTCGCGACCAGGGTCGGATTCGACGACGTCAAGCAGGACAAGCTGACCGGCATTCTCGACGCGATTCCCGAGTCCAGCCGTGCGATGAGCAACGACCACGTGCCGTTCGTCGCTGACTACATCCGTGAGCACGGGGCGAACCGCTGGACGGAGCGCGACTGGCTGCGCGGGCACAACGTCGACCGGATCGAGCGATCCGAACAGCGTCGCGACGAGATCTCCGAACGGATCACGAACCGCGAGACACTCGACGTCGTCGAGCCCTTGGTCGACGGACGGTACTACTACGCCGAAGTGGAGTCGGTCGTCGATGCCGGTGTGCAGCCGGTATACAGCCTGCGCGTGGACAGCGACGATCACTCGTTCGTGACGGACGGGTTCGTCAGCCACAACACCGAGTCCCGGCTGGCGCCGTTGGCGATGTCGATGCTGGCCGACATCGAAGAAGACACCGTCGACTTCTCCGACAACTACGACGGCCGGACCCAGGAGCCGGACGTCCTGCCGTCGCGCATTCCGAACCTGCTGGTCAACGGCGGTGGCGGGATCGCGGTCGGGATGGCCACGAACATTCCTCCGCACAACATGCGCGAGGTCGCCGACGGTGTCGTCTGGGCGTTGGACAACCCGGAGTGCACCGACGACGAGCTGCTCGAGGCGCTGCTCGAACGGATCAAGGGCCCGGACTTCCCGACTCGAGGGTTGATCCTGGGAACCAACGCGATCTCCGAGGCGTACCGGACCGGACGCGGCTCGATCAAGATGCGGGCCGTCGTCGACGTCGAGGACGACAGCAAGGGACGCACCATTCTGGTGGTCTCCGAGCTGCCGTACCAGGTCAACCCGGACAACCTCATCGAGACCATCGCGACGCTGCACCGCGACGGCAAGATCTCCGGCATCTCGGACATCGCCGACGAGTCGAACGCCCGGCGCGGTATGCGGATCGTGATCACGCTCAAGCGGGACGCGATCCCGAAGGTCGTGCTCAACAACCTCTACAAGCACACCCAGCTGCAGACCACGTTCGGCGTGAACATGCTGGCGCTGGTCGAGGGCGTGCCGCGGACCTTGCGGCTCGACCAGATGGTGCGGCTCTACGTCCGGCACCAGGTCGACGTCATCGTCCGGCGTACCCGATACCGGCTCCGCAAGGCCGAGGAACGCGCGCACATCCTGCGCGGTCTGGTCAAGGCGCTGGACGCGTTGGACGAGGTCATCGCGCTGATCCGGCGTTCACCGACGGTCGACGACGCCCGCACCGGCTTGATCGAGCTGCTCGACGTGGACGAGGCCCAGGCGAACGCGATCCTGGAGATGCAGCTGCGGCGGCTGGCGGCGCTGGAACGCCAGAAGATCATCGACAACCTCGCCGAGATCGAGCGGGAGATCGAGGATCTCAAGGACATCCTGGACAAGCCGGAGCGGCAGCGCACCATCGTCCGCGACGAGCTCATGGAGATCGTCAACAAGCATGGTGACGACCGTCGGACCAAGATCGTCCCGTACGAGGGCGAGGTCTCGATGGAGGACCTCATCGCCGACGAGGACGTGGTCGTCACGATCACCCGGACCGGCTACGCCAAGCGGACCCGCACCGACCTGTACCGGGCGCAGAAGCGGGGCGGCAAGGGTGTGCAGGGAGCGCAGCTCAAGCAGGACGACATTGTCTCGCACTTCTTCGTGTGCTCCACGCACGACTGGATCCTGTTCTTCACGAACAAGGGCCGGGTCTACCGGGCGAAGGCCTACGAACTCCCGGAGGCCAACCGCACCGCGCGCGGTCAGCACGTGGCGAACCTGCTCGCGTTCCAGCCGGACGAGCAGATCGCCCAGGTGATGCAGATCAAGGACTACACCGTCGCGCCGTACCTCGTCCTGGCCACGAAGAAGGGCCTGGTCAAGAAGTCCAAGTTGACCGATTTCGATTCCAACCGATCGGGTGGACTTATCGGCGTCAATCTGAAAGACGAGGACGAGCTCGTCGGGGCGGTGCTGTGCTCCGCGGACGACGACCTGCTGCTGGTGTCGGCCGAGGGGCTCTCGATCCGCTTCCACGCCACCGACGAGGTGCTGCGGCCGATGGGGCGGGCTACCTCGGGTGTGCTGGGAATGCGTTTCAACAGCGGCGACGAGTTGCTCGCGATGGGAGTGGTCCGGCCGAACCGGTTCGTCCTCATCGCGACCGACGGAGGATACGCGAAACGTACGCCGATCGAGGACTATCCGGTGCAGGGTCGCGGCGGTAAGGGCGTGCTGACGATTCAGCACGACCGTCGACGTGGCACGCTGGTGGGCGCACTCATCGTCGAGCTCGAGGACGAGTTGTACGCGATCACCTCCCAGGGCGGGGTCATCCGGACCACCGCAAAGGAGGTGCGGAAGGCCGGTCGGCAGACGAAGGGGGTTCGCCTCATGGACCTCGGCGGCGGAACCTCGGTGGTCGCCGTGGCACGCAACGCCGACGAGGCCGGCGATCCGGATGCCGCAGGACCGGAACAACGACAGTAAGGTGACGCGGTGCACGCTGTGCGGTACAGCGTGCACCGCACGTAGGGGACTCCGATGCCGACAGCAACGAGGGATCGCTCGTGACATCTTCCGACAAGCCGGAGAACGAGACTTCGCAGTCTCAGCAGGACGCGGAGTCGTCCTCGGTCATCACCGAGTCCAAGGCCGACGGCACGGGTTCCGGCACGGACGCACCGGCCACCGGCGCCACGGCTTCCCAGGAGCAGGAGGAGCTCGGTGGCACGGACACGCCGCCCCCGTGGCAGCGTGGCACCGCGTCGAACTCCACCGAGGAGGTCGCCGCCGACCAGTTGCCGTCGGCAGGGGGCATGTTCGCGGCGGACTCCGCGTCTCACCCGGACTCCGAGTCGACCCAGCAGATTCCCCGGCCGGGGTACCGGCCCGGTGAGTCGGCGTCCGAAACGGCTTCCGAGTCGACGACGGCGAACCGCACGACCGTCTCGTTCACGGGGGCGTCGTCCGCCCGCTCGGAAGGACCAGGCGTCTCGTCCCGACGGCCGAGTCGTGGCCCGCGGCGGGCGAGCCTGCAGATCAAGCGCCTCGACCCGTGGTCGGTGCTGAAGTTGGCGCTGGTGCTCAGCGTCGCCCTGTTCTTCGTGTGGATGATCGCCGTGGCGGTGCTCTACGGGGTCCTCGACGGTATGGGCGTGTGGGACCAGCTCAACGGCACGTTCACCGAGCTGACCCAACCCGACGACCCGGCGAGCGAGCCGCTGATCAGCGCAGGCAGGGTCTTCGGGGTCGCTTCCATCATCGGCGCGGTCAACATCCTGCTCATCACGGCCTTGGCGACGGTGGCGGCGTTCATCTACAACGTGGCCGCCGACTTCGCAGGCGGCGTCGAGGTCACGCTGTCCGAGCGCGAGTGAGTCATCGGGGGTGGTGACGTCGGAACCGGCCCACCACCCCCGGCTGCGCGCATGCCCCCACGTGAAAGGGGCGGGCGCCGTCCTGTAATGTTCACAGCACACCACGGGCCTATAGCTCAGGCGGTTAGAGCGCTTCGCTGATAACGAAGAGGTCGAAGGTTCAAGTCCTTCTAGGCCCACCACCCGTGCGTCCCTCGACCGGTGTGTCGTGCCGTGGATGTTCCGGGATCGGAGAACACGAGGAGGGACCGGAAATGAAGAAGCTGCTCGTTCTCGCCGCAGTCGCCGGTGCTGTTCTGTTCGTCGTCCAGCGCAACCGCGCCGCCAAGGCCGCCGAGGCGGACCTGTGGCGCGAGGCTACCGCTGCCGAGGTCTGATCCTGTCGACCGCACGCGCGCCCGAGCGGCGCCGGGCGAAATCCGGGCGCCACGTTGATCCACTCAGCGGCGCCTACTCGGGGACGTAGCTCAATTGGTAGAGCACCGCTTTTGCAAGGCGGGGGTCAGGGGTTCGATTCCCCTCGTCTCCACACAGTGTGACCAGCGAACGCGCGGTTCGGCTGATCGTCTCATGCGGTCTCTGACAGTCGATCTGTCGGCTATGGGACTGGCGATGGGACTGAATCGCCGCGTGTACCCAAGGCACGCGCCTCGAACACGGGTCGGCGCAACCTGACCATCGGTATCGCATCACGCTTGCTACTGAGCTCGTGATCGTTCGATAGCGTCGCAGGATGCGTTGGCGTGGGGTGCCCGGGACCCCGGCCGACGCAGGCTCGGTGGGTTCAGGCCCACGAGCCCGGCTCGCCGAAGTCGCCCGTTCCGGGCGCTGCTGTCGTCCGGCAGGTCCTTGATTCGGCGCAGCTCGGTTTCGTGCAAGCCTGCCGAACGCCGTCAGCTCGTCGGTCTCGGGGCGCTGGGCGACCTCGTCGTCGGTCTTGTCCGGTTCGGAGAAGTACCGTTCCCGGATATCGCTGATCTTCATGAACTTCTTCGCCGTACCCGGCGGGAGGACGGGCAGCGTGTCGAACAGCAGATCGTGCACGTCGTGGTCGGGATGCGAGCCACCACCGGGAAGGTCGCCGGTCTGGCGAGCAGTCCCTGTGCGAGCTCGGCGGGAAGATCCGTGGATGGTTTCGTGCGGTGAGAACCCGCCGGTGGCCGACCTTGCGTAGGCAGCCGCAGAACAGTCGGCGCACAGTCGCCGGTCTTACCTGCGGCTACATTTCCTCGTGGACGTCGGGGTCTCCGCCGAACAGGCGACCGTCGTCTCTGGCCAGCCCACTGATCGCCGTGACTTCCGCGTCGGTGAGTTCGAAGCCGAAGAGGTCGAGGTTCTCCAGCTGGCGCTGCGGGTCCGCCGACTTCGGTATCGGCAGCGCCCCCAGCTGCAGCTGCCACCGTAGGACCACTTGGGCGGGTGTGACGCTGTGCGCTGCCGCGGCGTCGGTCACCGGTCGCTCGGTGAACGGGGCGCTGCGTTTGCCCAGCGGGCTCCATGATTGCGTTTGAATTCCCAGCTCGGCATCGACCTCGCGCATCGCAGCCTGCGGGAAGTACGGGTGCAGCTCGATCTGGTTGACTGCGGGTGTGACTTCGCTGTCGTCGATGACGGCGTGCAGGTGTTGCTCGGTGAAGTTGCTGACGCCGATGGAGCGCACCAAGCCCCGCTCGCGGACGTCGACGAGGGCGCGCCACGCTTCGAGGTACTTGCCGACGCCGGGGTTCGGCCAGTGGATCAGGCACAGATCGAGGTGGTCGAACCCGCTCCTGCGCAGGGACCCTTCGACCGACTCCACGGCCAGCGAGTACTCGTGGTGCCTGCCGGGGATCTTCGTCGTGATGTGCACGTCCTCCCGAGCCACGCTCGATGCGCGCACTGCCCGGCCGACTTCCTCCTCGTTGCCGTAGTTGACGGCGGTGTCGAGCAGCCGATAGCCGCTCTCAAGGGCGGCGCGGATCGCCGCTGTTCCCCCGTCGCCACTCAGCGAGACCGTGCCGAAGCCCACCGCAGGCAGGGAGTTGCCGTCGTTCAGCTCGTAAGAAGGGATCGCAGTCACTCGCGCAGCCTAGCTCGCTGACTGCGGCGACAGCAGAAGTCGGCGGCCAGCGGGAGGTGGCTGCGAACGCAGTTGAGCATGACGCGTTCCGTATGAAATTTCATTGTTGTGTGAAACACGTGTCGTTTATGATGGTTCCATGACTGAGGAAGCAGGCGAGGAACGCAACACGCGGGTGCTGCGGTACGTCGAGCGCTTTGCTCAGGTGCTCGAGGAGTCCGGGGTTCCGCGGATGCCGGCACGGGTGTTCGCCTACGTCCTGGCTGAGGACAGCGACCGCTACACGGCCGGCGATCTCGCCGCCGGCTTGCAGGTCAGTCCTGCTGCGATCTCCGGCGCGGTTCGCTACCTCGTGCAGGTCGGGCTGGTGACCAAGGAACGCGAGCCCGGCATGCGCAGCGACCTGTACCGGATCGACGATCGGGACGTCTGGTCGCGGATCTTCCTGCAGCGTTCAGACCTGCTCGGTCACTACGAGAAGGCCGCCGCCGAGGGCGTCGAGACGCTCGGACCGGACACTCCCGGCGGCAGACGGATGCGGGAGAGCCAGGAGTTCTTCGCCTTCCTGCGCGCGGAGCTCGAAGCGACGATGACTCGGTGGCGCGAGTACCGGTCCCAGCTCGATCTGGACCGGTGAGCACTCGTTCTCGTCCGGTCCCGGCAGTTCACCCACCACGAGCACTTGGGAGGTCCGACATGACCAGCTCGACAACGCCGATGACCGAGGGGATCCCGGCCATCGGCAGCCCCGAGTTCGCTGCCGACCCGCAGGGGCACTACGCATGGCTGCGCGAGCACGCACCCATCGCGCAGACCAAGATCGATTACGGGCCGGTCTCCCAGCCGATCTGGGTGCTCGCGCGGTACGAGGACTGCCGGGCCATGCTCACTGATCCCCGTCTGCCCCGCTCGCCCGGGGGTGGTTCGGCGCTCGCAGCGGGTTTGCCCGAGCATGTCCGCATGGTGAGCGAAGAGTCGCTCATCATGAAGGACGGCACCCAGCACAAGCGTCTGCGCGCGCTGGTCGCCAAGCCCTTCACCCCGAAGGTGATCGAACGACTCGGTGAGCGGGTCCGCGCGCTGGCCACCCATCGTCTCGACGCACTGGCCGGACAGGATGTCCTCGATCTGCGGCAGGAGTACGCCCTGCCGATCCCCTTCACCGTCATCGCCGACATGGTCGGAGTGGGCGAGGCCGATCGCGCACGATTCCAGCTCGGGGTGACCGCCATGCTCAGCAACTTCGAGGGCACCCGGCAGGACTGGGACGCGAAGATCCGCGATCTGACCGAGTTGGTTCGCGAGCTGGTGGCCCGCAAGCGTGCCGAGCCGGCCGACGACATCCTCACCGGTCTGATCCAGGCCGAAGAGGACGGCGATCGCCTCTCCGAGGACGAGCTCGTGGCCATGGTGTTCACGCTGATCGTCGCCGGCTACGAGACCACGTTCAACCTGATCACCAACGCGGTGGTCACCCTGCTCGACCACCCTGACGATCTCGCCCGCTTGCGCGAGGCACCCGAGGACACGGCGCTGTGGCGCTCGGCCGTCGATGAGGTCGTGCGCTTCGCAGGCCCGGTCGGCGGGACGAAGCCGGCCACTTCCGTCGAGGACATCACCTGGTACGGGCAGACCGTCCCCGCCGGGGCCACGGTGATTCCCTTGCTGGGCTCGGCCAACCGGGATCCGGCGGCTTTCGACGAGCCGGACCGGTTCGACATCACTCGCACCCCCAATCATCACCTCGGGTTCGGCCACGGCCCGCACTTCTGTCTCGGGTCCAACCTCGCCCGGATGGAAGCCCGCGTGGCTGTGCAGGTGCTGCTCGCCCGGCACCCGGCGATCTCGCTGGCTGTCCCGCGCGACGAGCTCGCCTTCGAGCCGATGCCGTTGTGGACCCGATACCGACAGCTGCCCGTCCGCCTGGGCTGATGGGAAGGAGAATCGATGCGTATCGACGTCAACTGGGACCGGTGCGCCGGTAACGGCCTCTGCGAGTTCGAGACCGACAAGTATTTCGAGGTCCACGACGACGGCACGCTCGACGTGCAGCAGTGGGAGGTCGACGGAGGGGACGAGCAGCAGGTCCGTCGTGCAGTGGCGGCCTGCCCTACCGAGGCGCTTTCGCTCATCGAGTAAGGAGTCCTCTTCACGGCCGAGCTAGCGGAACAGGCGACCGTCACACGGCGCGTCCTCAGGCCATGCAGCCGTGGCGTGCCCACTGCAGGCGGCGGGGGTGCGACGGGTTACGGGTTCTCGGTGTGGCCGGGGCGATCACGCTTGCGGCGCAGGCGTTTCGTTGTGCGCCACACGCCGAGCATCGCGTTGACCAGTGTGGACTGGCCCCCGAGTTCCACGACCGTGCGTTTGATGCGGTCGACCGGCGCCTGTTGCCGGTGCTCACGAAGACGCCGCTCCGCTTCCTGTGCCCTGATCAGCAGCGAGTCTCGATCCTGCATTCCGCTCGTGTGCACAAGCAGACCGGCGATCGAGTCCGTGGCGGCGTCGAGCAATCCCGCCTGGTCGAGGCCCTCGGGTTGGTCGAACGCGTCGTTGCCGGGCAGTAGCTCGCTGAGGTCGCCCACGACGGGGAAGTCCTGGGTTTTGAGGTGGGCGACGAGTTGATCGGTGTAGTCGCGCACCCAGGGCGCCCAGTCGGCGGGCAGCGTGATCCGTGTCTTGTTCGTACGGCGGGCGAGAACGTGGTGCGCGAGAACCTCGCGGGTCAGCAGCACCCGGTGCCAGACGGGAAAGTCAGGCAGGGTCTCGTTGACGCGCCGCAACACCTCTGCGCCTTCGACGCCGAGCGACGAATTCGCCCGCACATCCGTGTCGAACCCGTTCGGGTCGATACCCAGCACGGAAGTGAACCGCTCCCACAAAAGGTCCGGCGGTGACCCCGGCGGGGGGAGGGTCAAGACGTGCACCCGCTCTGCCTGCACCACGGAACTCCAGCGCCGGAGCACGTCGGCGACGTCGTGAACCTGCCAGAACCACTCCGTGCGTTCGTCTTTGTCGGCCGTGATGTCGCCCAGCCACGTAGCGAACGGCCGCGTGTCGCAGTCTTTGACGTGTTCCTGCCACTCAGCGGGAAACAGCTCGGTCAGACCGCGTGTGGTGTAGACGACGTGGACTTCTGCGGGAGCCAGCGAGGCGACCGCACGGTCCACCTCCGTGACCGTGCAGGCGGCGAGCCGCTCGTCCGAGACGACCACGAGGTCGCTGTCGCTCTCGCGGATTTCGGCAGCCATCGCGTCCCACGCACCCGCCCAGCGCTCGCGCGGATCGTCCTCGTCCTGGTCCAGCCCGCAGAGGTCGAACCCCGCCCGGAAGTGATCCTCCGGCTCCGCGCCCGGCAGGCACACGCCCCGCTGCTGCAGCGTGTCGAGGTTCTTCCAGAGCACGCCCTGCAGAAAGGTGGTTCCCGTTTTGGGCGCGCCGACGTGGAGGTATACGCGCGGACCCTTCGGTTCGGACGCCGCAGACATGGCAGCGCAGTGTAATGCCTGGCGTTGCTGAAGAAGCCGACGACCGCGCCGTGTCCGCGGCAGTTCAGGGGCGGGCTCGGCTCTCGTCCGGCTGGTGGGTGGCCTTGAACTGATCACGGGCCCCTCGTTCAGGAACGGTCAGGGCCAGCACCATTCCGGCGAGGGCGATGGCGGCCAGGATGTAGAAGATGCCGTTGAGGCTCAGCCCGGCGGCGACCAGCAGCCCGCCGACCGTCGGGCCTGCCACTCCGCCGAGCCGTCCGAACCCGGCGCACCAGGCGACCCCCGCGCCACGCACCTCGGTGCGGTAGTAGTTCGCGACGAAGCCGTAGATCAGGGTCTGCGTCCCGCTGGTCCCGAGGCCCACGATCGCGACGAACGGCAGCAGCAGCGCGAGGTTGTCACTGGTCGTGAGCAGGGCCAGGCTCACAGCTCCGATGAAGAAGCACGCGGCGACGACGCGCTTGGCCCCGAAACGATCGGCGACGCGCGATCCGAACAGCGCCCCGACGATCGCGCCGCCGTTGAGGATCAACAGGAAGGTCAGCGATCCCTCGGCGCTGAATCCGGCCGTCTCCATCAACCTGGGCAGCCACGTGTTCAGCGAGTAGACGAGCAAGAGCCCGGTCGCGCTCGTGAAGCCGAGGACGATCGTGGGCAGCAGGTAGGTCCGTGTGACCAGCCCGGCGAATCCCGCTCGCGACTGCGAGCCGTCCTCCTGAGAACCGGAGGTCCGGGTGGCCTCGGCCGCAGGCTCGTTCGGCACCGGCACGCCGGTGCGCGCGGAGACGGCACGAGCCTCCTCGAGCCGGCCGCGCGCCGCCAGCCAGGCGACGGACTCCGGAATCTTGAGCAGCATCAGCGGGACGAGCGTCACCAGCGGCAACGCGCCGATCAGGAACATGCCTCGCCAGCCGACCACAGGCAGCAGCAGGATGGCCAGCAGGGCCGCGAGTAGGCTGCCGAGCGGCACACCGCCGTAGACGATCGCGTTGGCGAGGTTCTTCTTGCCTGGCGGGGCGAACTCGGCCACGGTGGCGGCGGTGATCGCCAGGAGGGCGCCCACGCCGAGCCCCGTGCCGAACCGCAGGAGACCGAACGCGGTGGTCGAGGACGTGAACGCGGTGATCGCCATGCCCACTCCGAACCAGGCGACCGAGCCGATCATGAGCTTCCGGCGTCCGACGACGTCGCCGATGCTGCCCGCGAGGAGCGCACCGACCAGGACACCGAGCAGGGCATAGCTGCCGAGCGCACCGCCGAGCGCGGGGTCCACCGGGCCGATCAGGGACGGATCCTCGAGGAACTGGGGCAGCACCGTTCCGTAGACGACGATGTCGTAGCCGTCGAACATCAGTCCTGCCGTGGCGAGGGACACGACCCAGATCAGGGTTCTGCGCTGCGCGGCCTCAGCTCCGGCTCGTTCGACGGCGGTCACGAGGGCTCCCTTCGACGTCAGGTGTCTCGAAGATGAGCGCACTACTGCTGAGAAGAAAGAAGATTCCTTCGTGCAGAATCCAGACCGCCCAAGTCACGGGCAGGTCAGGTCGGTTCCACGGCTGTGGCCTGCTCAACTGTTCTGGGAAGTAGGCAGAACTCGTTGCCTTCGGGGTCCGCGAGGACGACCCACGGCACGTCGGGGCGCTGACCGACATCGACCCGGCGGGCACCGAGGCCGAGCAGCCGCGTCAGCTCGTCCTCGGTGGACACTCCGTCGGCACGGATGTCGAGGTGCAGCCGGTTCTTCACGGCCTTGTGCTCGGGGACTTGTGGCACGTCGATGGTGGGCCAAGAGCCGTC
Coding sequences within it:
- the gyrA gene encoding intein-containing DNA gyrase subunit A; this translates as MTETLPPEGDRTEPVDIQQEMQRSYIDYAMSVIVARALPDVRDGLKPVHRRVLYAMFDSGFRPDRGYVKCSRVVGEVMGNYHPHGDSAIYDTLVRLAQPWAMRHPLIDGQGNFGSPGNDPAAAMRYCVTGDTRVKMADGSSPRIADIVPTAQPDNDYDVDLKVIGRHGDPVRAEKLFHSGQHPTLRLRTTGGFELTGTQNHPVLCLVNVLGVPTLLWKLLDEIQSGDRVVMQRTDAPEDVALQDERDWDRAMLAGAFVSEGFVSEHRAGFTNVDAGFFRSIVNCFDAVVGGRRYVSSRTIASGATLHELDIQDMTAFRRSPLASMIGQRSADKRVPEFVWTGEKSMKRAFLVGLFTGDGSCSALPRNPVQISYSTYSARLAREVQQLLLEFGVVSAITEYARGEFKVVITNRRDARLFATRVGFDDVKQDKLTGILDAIPESSRAMSNDHVPFVADYIREHGANRWTERDWLRGHNVDRIERSEQRRDEISERITNRETLDVVEPLVDGRYYYAEVESVVDAGVQPVYSLRVDSDDHSFVTDGFVSHNTESRLAPLAMSMLADIEEDTVDFSDNYDGRTQEPDVLPSRIPNLLVNGGGGIAVGMATNIPPHNMREVADGVVWALDNPECTDDELLEALLERIKGPDFPTRGLILGTNAISEAYRTGRGSIKMRAVVDVEDDSKGRTILVVSELPYQVNPDNLIETIATLHRDGKISGISDIADESNARRGMRIVITLKRDAIPKVVLNNLYKHTQLQTTFGVNMLALVEGVPRTLRLDQMVRLYVRHQVDVIVRRTRYRLRKAEERAHILRGLVKALDALDEVIALIRRSPTVDDARTGLIELLDVDEAQANAILEMQLRRLAALERQKIIDNLAEIEREIEDLKDILDKPERQRTIVRDELMEIVNKHGDDRRTKIVPYEGEVSMEDLIADEDVVVTITRTGYAKRTRTDLYRAQKRGGKGVQGAQLKQDDIVSHFFVCSTHDWILFFTNKGRVYRAKAYELPEANRTARGQHVANLLAFQPDEQIAQVMQIKDYTVAPYLVLATKKGLVKKSKLTDFDSNRSGGLIGVNLKDEDELVGAVLCSADDDLLLVSAEGLSIRFHATDEVLRPMGRATSGVLGMRFNSGDELLAMGVVRPNRFVLIATDGGYAKRTPIEDYPVQGRGGKGVLTIQHDRRRGTLVGALIVELEDELYAITSQGGVIRTTAKEVRKAGRQTKGVRLMDLGGGTSVVAVARNADEAGDPDAAGPEQRQ
- a CDS encoding DUF3566 domain-containing protein, with amino-acid sequence MTSSDKPENETSQSQQDAESSSVITESKADGTGSGTDAPATGATASQEQEELGGTDTPPPWQRGTASNSTEEVAADQLPSAGGMFAADSASHPDSESTQQIPRPGYRPGESASETASESTTANRTTVSFTGASSARSEGPGVSSRRPSRGPRRASLQIKRLDPWSVLKLALVLSVALFFVWMIAVAVLYGVLDGMGVWDQLNGTFTELTQPDDPASEPLISAGRVFGVASIIGAVNILLITALATVAAFIYNVAADFAGGVEVTLSERE
- a CDS encoding aldo/keto reductase — translated: MTAIPSYELNDGNSLPAVGFGTVSLSGDGGTAAIRAALESGYRLLDTAVNYGNEEEVGRAVRASSVAREDVHITTKIPGRHHEYSLAVESVEGSLRRSGFDHLDLCLIHWPNPGVGKYLEAWRALVDVRERGLVRSIGVSNFTEQHLHAVIDDSEVTPAVNQIELHPYFPQAAMREVDAELGIQTQSWSPLGKRSAPFTERPVTDAAAAHSVTPAQVVLRWQLQLGALPIPKSADPQRQLENLDLFGFELTDAEVTAISGLARDDGRLFGGDPDVHEEM
- a CDS encoding GbsR/MarR family transcriptional regulator, translating into MTEEAGEERNTRVLRYVERFAQVLEESGVPRMPARVFAYVLAEDSDRYTAGDLAAGLQVSPAAISGAVRYLVQVGLVTKEREPGMRSDLYRIDDRDVWSRIFLQRSDLLGHYEKAAAEGVETLGPDTPGGRRMRESQEFFAFLRAELEATMTRWREYRSQLDLDR
- a CDS encoding cytochrome P450 family protein, coding for MTSSTTPMTEGIPAIGSPEFAADPQGHYAWLREHAPIAQTKIDYGPVSQPIWVLARYEDCRAMLTDPRLPRSPGGGSALAAGLPEHVRMVSEESLIMKDGTQHKRLRALVAKPFTPKVIERLGERVRALATHRLDALAGQDVLDLRQEYALPIPFTVIADMVGVGEADRARFQLGVTAMLSNFEGTRQDWDAKIRDLTELVRELVARKRAEPADDILTGLIQAEEDGDRLSEDELVAMVFTLIVAGYETTFNLITNAVVTLLDHPDDLARLREAPEDTALWRSAVDEVVRFAGPVGGTKPATSVEDITWYGQTVPAGATVIPLLGSANRDPAAFDEPDRFDITRTPNHHLGFGHGPHFCLGSNLARMEARVAVQVLLARHPAISLAVPRDELAFEPMPLWTRYRQLPVRLG
- a CDS encoding ferredoxin codes for the protein MRIDVNWDRCAGNGLCEFETDKYFEVHDDGTLDVQQWEVDGGDEQQVRRAVAACPTEALSLIE
- a CDS encoding MFS transporter produces the protein MTAVERAGAEAAQRRTLIWVVSLATAGLMFDGYDIVVYGTVLPQFLEDPSLIGPVDPALGGALGSYALLGVLVGALLAGSIGDVVGRRKLMIGSVAWFGVGMAITAFTSSTTAFGLLRFGTGLGVGALLAITAATVAEFAPPGKKNLANAIVYGGVPLGSLLAALLAILLLPVVGWRGMFLIGALPLVTLVPLMLLKIPESVAWLAARGRLEEARAVSARTGVPVPNEPAAEATRTSGSQEDGSQSRAGFAGLVTRTYLLPTIVLGFTSATGLLLVYSLNTWLPRLMETAGFSAEGSLTFLLILNGGAIVGALFGSRVADRFGAKRVVAACFFIGAVSLALLTTSDNLALLLPFVAIVGLGTSGTQTLIYGFVANYYRTEVRGAGVAWCAGFGRLGGVAGPTVGGLLVAAGLSLNGIFYILAAIALAGMVLALTVPERGARDQFKATHQPDESRARP
- a CDS encoding VOC family protein, producing the protein MTSRMAVLSIDAVDPSVIARFWCEVLGWSIIDVEDADEVIEIGPADGSWPTIDVPQVPEHKAVKNRLHLDIRADGVSTEDELTRLLGLGARRVDVGQRPDVPWVVLADPEGNEFCLLPRTVEQATAVEPT